The sequence TAAAAATGATATAAAACACCTCCATTTAAAAGCCTCCATATATTTTTTATGTTTTTTTATTTTTTTTAGTATAATAAAAAGCACTAATCAGTTTACGAGTTTATTTATTTTAAAATAATAATATATTATATAAAAAATTACTGAAGGAGAAAAAATAAATGGCTAATATTAAATCAAAAATAAAAAGAATTAAAACAAACGAAAAATCAAGAGTACGTAATGCTGCTATCAAATCAAGAGTACGTAAAGCTATCAAAAATGTAAAAATTGCTGTTAAAGAAAAATCAGAACAAGTAGAAGCATTAATGTCTAAAGCTCACAAAGAAATTAACAATGCTGCTTCAAAAGGGGTATTACATAAAAATAATGCTTCAAGAAAAACAGCAAGACTAGCTGATTTTGTTAATCAACATACTGAATAATTTTTTATAAATAATATATTAAGTTTCATAAGTTTTTTTG comes from Mycoplasma iguanae and encodes:
- the rpsT gene encoding 30S ribosomal protein S20, with the translated sequence MANIKSKIKRIKTNEKSRVRNAAIKSRVRKAIKNVKIAVKEKSEQVEALMSKAHKEINNAASKGVLHKNNASRKTARLADFVNQHTE